From the Lathyrus oleraceus cultivar Zhongwan6 chromosome 3, CAAS_Psat_ZW6_1.0, whole genome shotgun sequence genome, the window AATTCAAAATTGTATTCAActgatttagaattaatgccTAAGAATATAGTGTACAAACTATAAATACAAAGACTCAACTCAAACTCTCCTATAGAGTATATAATTTCTCTTGAGGTCTAAGTCTTCACAAAGGAGATTTACTCCTCAAATAGTAACAAAATTCCACCTAGAAAGCCTAGTAGGATTTGAAGTTGAAAACGCTGATAGCTATCTCGACTAAAAATTAATATATCCTTGCGGAAAAAGTTATTCAAATTATCCATGTTAGGTATAGTACAATCAGTGGTATACTTATGTCTGTCAATGATGCTCGCATACTTAGTTTGTCTCACAGTATCACTAGTGTTCTTAAATCATTTTACACTAGGGTCATATGGTGTATACAAGCAAATTTACAATCAAAGtaattatatatatttaaaatcTTCTCCACATAGTGAGATTGATCAGAATATATTCCCTTCTCGGATCTAGTAATCTTGATTCCAAGAATCCAATTGACTTCTCCAAGGTCTTTCATATCAAAGTTGTTGCACAATAGTGatttcacaacattcataacatCGATGTTTGATCTAAATATGAGCAATTCATCTAGATAAAGTGACTTGATTGTAATAATAACATTGACTTCTCCAAGGTGTTTCATATCAAAGTTGTTGCACAACAGTGATTTCACAATATTCACAGACCGAATGTTTGATCTAAATATGAGTAATTTGTCTTCATAGAGACATATGATAATGCAAATTATAATTTTTCACATTTGTAACTTTCAATCACTTTCTACCCATTTGATATTATTAAATTATCAATGTTTTCATACCTTTGCGTTGGTGCCTATTTTAGACCATATTAGACTTATCTAACTTACATACCTTGTTTTCTTATCCATGAATCACAAACACATCCAATTGGTCCATATATGTTTCTTCTTCTAAGTCACCATTTAAAAGAAGTTTTTAACATTCATTTAGTATACTATTAATTTATAAATAGAAGTAATAAAAGTCATTCTCAATTCGAGTCCTAATCGATGAAAGTTCTAGTGACCATAGAAAAAGTATCGAAAAAATCTATATTTTCTCTTTGTCTTAAAGCTTTGGCCATAAGGTGAGCTTTGTATTTATCAATTGTTCCATCAGGTTTTAGTTTCTTTTATAAACTAATATAGCCAATTGATTTGCAACCAAGAGACAAGTCTACTAAGTGTTAGGTCCGGTTACATTTTGCGAATCCATTAAGAATATATTTTTTACATAGATAATCATTCTCTTTCCATGAATTGATTTCTTTCCTAAATTGTAAATCCTTTTCTTTAATTTGTGCAGCAAATTTAGATTAATCAGAAATAACAATTCCATCTAAATCCACATATTACTTGTCGTTAATTTGCGCATTTGATCCATAAAGAACGACAGAAATGTTATCGGTCAAAAAGTTGACAAACTTTTTGATGGTTAAgaaaaaacatatttttggtttCTAACATTTAAAATGACATCCCTCAAACTTGAATGGCTTATAAGAGGCAACATCAGAAGTACTAATAATTTCTTCGATAGCCATGTCAGTTTGAAAAGGTATTATGATTCTTGTTTTTCGATTTTGGAAATCTGGCACATAAGAAATTATTGGGTCAAGTCGTAAACTAGGTTGCTCTCTTTAAGAAGTTTTGCATCACTATCCAAAATTGTGCAAGGCAGACAATCAACCACGGCACGACCAAGACAAAACATCCTAGTTCTTACTTATTCAATTACTAAAATTGAATACTTTTGGGACACACCATAAGAGGCCAATCTATTGTATATAAGCACTACTAAATTGTAGTATGAgactttattttttaaaattcaCATGTTCACACACAAGCTTATTTCTTACCGATTTCAAGCTAAGTATTTCTTTCATTTTTCAACTATCCATTCAATTTCCAAATGTTGTTATGAATATCGAAGAATATACGGATCTTTATCATTGAACTCACATGCTTCAAATCTATGAAAAACACATTGCTAAAACAATTTGTAGCATTTATGATGCCATGATACTTATGAAAGTCGTCCTCACCTCTGAAAAATTTGGAAAATGCGTTACTATAATGATAGGTATGTACCGTGTACTTGTTGATGTACATTAAGAAGATATATTGAATCAAAAGTTAATAATCTCAAAAGGCAGTCACAATGTCTCAAATCATAACTATTTCCTGAAAATCTTCCAAAACATGAGCATCCACACTCATGTTCAAAGAAAAGTAAACATGTATAGGGTAAATACTCAGGACTTCAACTTCATGTATCATCTcatttattaagaaaagatttGAGTATTATTTCTTATTCTCATGGAAATAAATTATTGTGAAAATTATAATATTAATATTCGTAACGAATTTTCTAAAAACTAAATCAAAATGGTAAAAATAAATTATTGTTAGTATGTAGTTTAACTTATAGTCGGATAAGAGTCATTAATAATTCAAAATAATGATCACCATTGGGATAGAAAATTATTAGCTTACAAAAATCCTCAAAACAATCTATTATTGAACCAAATGAAACTCAAAATAAAATAACCACATGTTCAAATAAAAGACAATACATTTTATTTATTAAcaataataagaagaagaaagTAGGGAAGGTTGATTGCAGGATGTGATTGAAGACCATAAATCAATTATCCATACTGAATAAATTGATTTATTATGTTCTCGAATTAGTTGTTGTCGTACCAAGACTGCTTTTGAAGATAATCAATGATGCTCTTATCTACTTGAAAAGCTTTGGTAAGAACCTCGTCAGAAATAGGGGGATTAGATTTGAACAACGCATTTGCAATAGTAATAACTCCTGGATTTTGACTGCTAAGTCCAGCAATTGCAACGGCATTACCATATCCCACATTTAGTTGAAAGTGGATGAGACCGATAGGAAACACAAATACATCACCCTTGTTGAGCACTTTGGTGAAGAGACGATTTTTATCTTGATTGGAAGTGACAAATCCAACATAAAGGGTGCCTTCAAGAACTATAAGGATCTCAGTGCCTCGAGGGTGAGTGTGGGGTGGATTTAAACCCTTAGGTGCAAAATCAATGCGAGCCAAAGATATGCCGAGTGTGTTTAGTCCGAATAGTTGATCTACAGTGACTGCAGTCACTTGAGAGCCTAATGCGTTTGAGGTATTTCCAGGATTAACATGTTCGAAGAAATCTTCAGCTTTAACTAACGCAGGGTCTTTACAGAACTTTCCATTCACAAATACTACAAATCATCAAGATATAGTTAGAATAGAGTAAATTCTTAACACAAGCTAATTAAAAAAAGATTTATGAAGAATATATAAATACCAGCATCTTTGGGATCTTGAATTGCAACACAAAAGTCTTGGAGAGGACTAGGGTCATAAGCAAAGGAAGGAGAAGATGCCAAAGCCAAGATGGTAACAAGGAAGTAAAGGACCTTCATTTTGCAACTCACTTTTTATGTAAATTATTGTTTGCTTGTGAGAATTGATTTTTGTTGCATGTAAATCTTGGTATTTATAAGGTTGAAACGTTGAAGTGGGTTGCAATTGAAGTTTACCGTAATTAATTTAGTATTAGATAATGAATCATTCTTCATAAATCAAATTAAGATCAGTATAATAGACTTTGTCTTACTTCCTTAGACATAATTTTTATAATAATTGTTTCACATTCGTCCCAACACAAGGAATAATTGAAAGACCATTTCAAAGTTTCCCAGTAAATAAACAACTAACGACTTGATTATCTATGCATTATCTTCAGCAAATTTACCTTTTGATTTTAAATTAACACACCATCTATTGTCAACAACAGTTGGTGGAATGTGGAATATTTTTTAGCAATTGGGTAGAAAGACCATTTCTGATTTTACTGTGTcaacaaaataataattaattaaggatatgtttcattttttattttactttaatAGTTTATTTCAAAATTAATATTTCTTCATTTAAAATGGGTTACTCTCTATTTATAGGTTGTGTTTGCTTGCTCTCTAAGCAAAAACTCTAACTAACCTAATTCAGCTAAAATTACAAAATAAGCCTAAGTCAAAATCtttgtcgagcaacctgcttcgacatTTTGACATAAATGTTTCGACACTTCCTTCCCTCTGTCGAACAACCTtcttcgacacaaggaattacaattcaacacaccacctaatttATTATGCCTAAGCTATCCACATTCATCATAAATCTTAACTTCTTGAACACTTCGATCTGCACTCctttcgtcatgatgtctgcaataTGATTTTCATTTCTGCAGTGTTCAAGATTCAACTTTCCTTTTGCAacttgctctcgaagataatgaaacctcatttcgatgtgcttgcttcgtCCATGTGCTATCATATTCTTTGCCAAATTGATTGCAGTCTTATTTCGACTCCTCATAAACTTCCTTATAGTCTATAGGTTCTTCATCTAGAACCTCACTTGCAAAGATTAAGGCATAAGCTATAAGATATGCATACATAAGTGTGTGTGGGTTTGAACCCCATAGCCAACGACCTTTTTTATTTATCAATTATTGTATACTACATTAAAAATAATGTTATAAAAATCTTTTCTACTTCAAgtttttttataattttctttctcaccaaattcaatttttttttgctTTGATGATCTTGTAACATTTTCTTTCATTTGGTCTTCAATAGGGGATGGTTATGTACCTTCCAACACTGCATGAACGCATTTCTTATTAGTGTAATTGGTTGACATATTATAACAACCGGTTGCACTATATCACAACTCTTTTATTTCGTCGATAATGACAACCCTACTAATCCTGATCCTTCTATTTGTTGCATCAAATATTTTGTAACCTTAAGTATAGTGATACCCTATAAGAATTATCAATTCTCCATTTATCACCCAATTTCTTTCTAAGTTATCCCAACACATGTTGACATGATACCGAACC encodes:
- the LOC127126597 gene encoding germin-like protein subfamily 1 member 7; its protein translation is MKVLYFLVTILALASSPSFAYDPSPLQDFCVAIQDPKDAVFVNGKFCKDPALVKAEDFFEHVNPGNTSNALGSQVTAVTVDQLFGLNTLGISLARIDFAPKGLNPPHTHPRGTEILIVLEGTLYVGFVTSNQDKNRLFTKVLNKGDVFVFPIGLIHFQLNVGYGNAVAIAGLSSQNPGVITIANALFKSNPPISDEVLTKAFQVDKSIIDYLQKQSWYDNN